DNA from Bacteroidales bacterium:
AAGCACATCTTCGGGAAATCCTGCAGGAAACGCATAATGCAACCTTATCCATTCAAATTGATTTATATCCGAAAGTTTCTCCAACAGCTTTGCCAGGCTTCTTTTTTTATATATATCCAGGCCGTAATACGTGATATCCTGGGCAATGATAATAAGCTCTTTTACATTTTTTTCTGCCAGCATTTCTGCTTCTTCAAGAATTCTTTCCATGGGGTAAGAAATATTCGCTCCGCGTATAGATGGAATGGCACAAAACGAACATTTGCGGTCGCAGCCTTCTGAAATTTTCAGGTAAGCATAATGAGGCGGGGTGGACAAAAAACGATGGTCTGTTAATTCACAATTTTTTTTAGAAATTTCTTTCAACAACAACCTGGTTTCATTTAACCCAAACACCCCATCAATCAATGGGATTTCTCTCAGCAAATCATTTTTATATCTCTGTGCAAGGCAGCCTGTAACAAATATTTTAAAATTATTTTTCTGTTTCAGGTCAATATAATGTAAAATAGTGTCCACGGATTCCTCTTTGGCATCATGAATAAATCCACAGGTATTAATGACTACAATATCAGACTTTTTATCCGAGTTATGAAAAATTTCAAATTTATGCTGAGGCAGACTGGCAGATATTTTCTCCGAGTCAACCATATTTTTCGGACATCCCAGTGTGACAAAATTCACTCTGGATTTTTTTTCATTCTTTTTGTCGGTTTTGTTATCAGGCATGCTGAAAAAATGAGTCCACAAATTCCCCGCTATTGAATACCTGCAGGTCTTCCATTTTTTCTCCAACACCGATATATTTCACAGGAATTTTAAACTCTTCGGAAATTCCCAGCACCACGCCACCCTTTGCAGTTCCGTCAAGTTTAGTAATAGCCAGAGCATTCACTTGGGTGGTTGCCGTAAATTGCCTGGCCTGTTCAAAAGCATTCTGCCCCGTAGATGCATCCAATACAAGAAGTACTTCATGGGGTGCTTCGGGGATGACCTTCTGCATCACCATGCGTATCTTTGACAGCTCATTCATCAGGTTTACTTTATTGTGCAGACGCCCCGCCGTATCCACAATCACTACATCGGCAAGTTTGGCTTTTGCCGACGACACGGTGTCGAAAGCAACAGAGGCAGGGTCTTTTCCCATACCATGGCTTACCAGCGGCACCCCTGCCCTCTTGGACCACACTGTAAGCTGGTCAACAGCTGCTGCGCGAAAAGTATCAGCAGCGCCTAGCATGACACTATATCCTTTATTTTTAAACTGGTATGCCAATTTTCCGATAGTAGTGGTTTTACCCACACCGTTCACACCAACAACCATGATTACGTATGGCCTGTTTCCTGAAGGTAACTCAAAGTCCTCGGCAACGTTAGCATTGTTTTCAGCCAAAAGACCGATTATTTCTTCTTTAAGAATATTATTAAGTTCCTGTGTCCCTAAATATTTATCGCGGGCTACACGGCTTTCAATCCGTTTAATGATTTTAAGTGTAGTATTTACGCCAACATCAGACGAGATAAGTATTTCCTCAAGCTCATCCAGGACATCGTCATCCACTTTTGACTTGCCAATAACGGCCTTAGAAAGCTTGCCAAAAAAACTTTCCTTGGTTTTTGACAAACCCTTATTAAGATTTTTTTTGTTTTCCTTTGAGAACCTGGTAAAAAATCCCATCTACCTTGATTTTTATATGAAAAAAAAACAAGCTTCTCCTGCTGAAAAGCTTGTTTCTAATTTAAGCTTCATATTTCTATTTTTTCGCCAGATAATCTTTTACGCTATCATTTGGTACAATCTCTTCCTTAAAAGTGTAAGCTCCTGTTTTATCAGATTTTACCATGCGGATGACTTTCGCAAAATCCTTACCGGTGGATGTTTTAAGTGATGCAATAACTTTCTTTGCCATGACGTAAAAAATTTATTTGATTTCTTTATGTACGGTTACTTTTTTGAGTATCGGATTGTATTTTTTCAGTTCGATACGTTCCGGGGTATTTTTCTTGTTTTTTGTAGTAATATAACGCGATGTACCCGGCATTCCGCTGTTCTTATGCTCGGTGCACTCTAAAATCACCTGTATGCGTGCATCCTTTGTTTTCTTTGCCATTGTGCCTGTTTTTTATTTTGAGGGTGCAAAGATATAACTTTTTGATGAAATAAAAAAATTGTTTGAAATATTTGTACGCTCTGTTTTCAATTCTCAAAGATCAATATTTTGAATTTAAAAAAAATAAAAAAGAATGTTTTGGAATAACATACATAATTTGTTATATTAATCACAACTCAGATAAACCTTGTTAAATATAGTGCTATCGTAACAACATATAAGAAATTGGCCACTTTTTATTAAATAAAAATAAAAAAGTTCGCATTTTGTGAACTTTTATTATTATCTTTGCTAAAAAATTTCGACATCTAATGGTGCATATTATTTTATATAAACATATTTATGAATTTGGATGCAAACACCCTCAGTATGCAGAAGTTTTAAAGGCGTGGGTTTCACTAGTTGAAGATTGTAATTGGGAAAAGCCTCAAGATATTAAAAACGATTTCAGTTCAACAGATATTATTACTAAAAAGGATAACAAACCAAATACAAAAATGCCTAATAGAGCTGTTTTTGATATAAAAGGAAATCATATTAGGATAATAGTTAAGTATCAATTTTTCAAAAAACAAAAAAAATGCAAGTTGTATCTAAAGTGGATTGGGACACATGCTGAATACACGAAATTATGTGAAAAAAGCTTACAATACGATATAGATTCATTTGGATAATAGGAGAAACAAGTTATGAAAATTAAGATAATTAAAACTGATAAAGATTATAAAGAAGCTCTTAAAAATTTGGAAAAAATAGGTGATGATCCGAATTTTGAAAACGATATTAATTTGATTGAAGAATTCGAGTTGATTGAAAAATTAATTATGGATTATGATAACGAACATTTTCCAATAAAAAGGGGTAATCCCATAGAAATCATCAAATTAAAAATGGATTATATGGGATTTAAACAAAAAGACCTTATTTCTGCAGTTGGGAGCAAAGGATTAGTTTCAGATGTATTGAATAAAAAAAGAAAACTTTCAAAAAAAATGATTCGAGAATTGTCTAAGGTGCTTAATTTAAGTCAGGATATTTTAAATACTGAATATGAAATTTCAAAGTCAAAATGCAAAGAAATTGCTCGAGAAAATACTGAAAAAAAAGAAGGAATTTTTAATTTTTCGAAAACGCTTTTATCAACAATAGAGAACTTTTCAAATCTTATTCTTCAAAGAGGAACAATTATGAACGTTAGCCCAATGATAAATCAATAAAAGATGAAAACAATCACATTTTATTCTTATAAAGGCGGCGTTGGAAGAACTTTAGCTCTAGCCAATATCGCAAAACGACTTTCTGAATTTGGGAAAAAAGTCTGTTTAATTGATTTTGACCTAGAAGCTCCTGGTCTTCACCATAAGTTTAAAGAAAACATCGGTATAAAAGGAATTAATCAAGGGCTTGTTGACTATATAAACTATTTCAATTGTCATAACTCTACTCCAAAGTCACTTACTAACTACATAACCCCAATTGTTTTTAAGAATAAAAAGTATAAAGACATTGATTTTATTCCCGCCGGAAATGTTTATTCTGACGAATATTGGAAAACACTCTTTTCAATAGATTGGATAAATATGTTTTATAAAAAAGGTAGTCATGGAGTAGCTTTATTTGTCGACCTTAAAGAAAGAATTAAAAAGGAGCTTAAACCTGATTATCTTTTGATTGATTCACGAACTGGTATTTCGGAAATATCAGGGATAACAATGTCTTTGATGGCAGATGAAATAGTTTTATTTGCTGCCAAAAATGGTGAAAACCTTCAAGGAATAAAACAAATTATTAAAACATTGGCTCAACCTGAGAATACACTATCCGGCAAACTTCCTAAGCTAAATTTTGTATTATGTAGAATACCTTATTTTGAAAGACCTGATGAGAAAAACATTGAACAAAGAGCAATAAACGAGGTTAATAGAGATTTAAAATCCTTTATATTAGATTCTAAACTATCCTTTAATTTCGAAAAATTATTTATAATTCATTCCGACCCAACTTTAGAAATCGAAGAAAAGTTATTGATGGCTTACCAGTATGAAAAGGAAGAAGAAAATAAACAATATGCACAAAGAAAGTTCAGAATAAAATCTCCTATAGCATCTGATTATTTAGAATTATTTGAAGAACTTACTAAAGGCAAATTATCTGATAAAGAAAAATATATTTTTAATAACATTAAAAAGGCTGAATTTCTGATAGAACGGGTTCAAAATACTCCTGATAATAATAAAAAAAATGAACTGTTAGTAGAAGCAATTAGCCTTAACCCAGAATCAAATGAAGCCTTTTATCTATTAGCAAAAAATTATTATATAAATGATAATTATTGTGACGCTTTGAAAAATATAGAAATAGCAATTGAATTAAACCCTGATTCAAATGAATATTTAGGGCTGAAAGGAAATATTTTAAAAGAAAAAAGTAAAATAAAAGAGGCAAAACAAATCTTCAATGATATTCTATTTCAAGACAAGAAAAATTTTAATGCTCTTGCAAGTTTGGGAGGTATTTATATTGATGAAAAAAAGTATAAGAAAGCACTTGAATATTATTTGAAAGTTGTTGAATATTATCCTGATTATTCAGGAGGATATAATAATGTTGGAAATACATATAGATTGCAAAAAAAATATGATAAAGCCTTTGAATATATATACAAAGCATTGGAAATTAATCCTCGTGATTCTTATAGTACAGGTACTTTAGGTGAAATATACGCTCAACAAGGAAATGTGAATGAATTTTATAAAAATTTTGAATTATCAATATCATTTGGCATGTCTAAAGCAGAAATTGAAAGAATATTTAAAATAGAAGATGTTTACAAGCCATACTTTAAAGAGCAAAAGTTTATTAATATACTTAAGAAGTATAATATTGATATTGATATTTCAAAATTCATATAAATTGATCTCCTAATAAGGTATAACGCAAAATTTTTTTGTTTGTAAAAGATTCTATTAATTTACATAAAGTCGAATATTGCAAATTAAATTTACTAGCAAGATTGCAATGAATCCGCTAATTACGCAAATGGTTATTGCAATCTTTTTATTTTTCTCCCTTTGCGAATTTGTGGTTTATTCCAGTAACTCCTTTTTGTTTAGCTTTGCAATGCATAAAATTTAAAATTATGAAAATAATCGTTCTCGGAGCAGGCCTGGTTGGCGGACCTATGGCTATTGACCTAGCCAAAGATGAGGATTTTAATGTCAGTATCGCCGACATCAATCCCGGTTCGTTCAACTATATGCAATCAATGGGTATTCACACCATACAACATGACCTTTTTGACCCAAACAGGGTGAAAATGCTGGTCGCAGATTATGAGATGGTCATAAACGCAGTTCCAGGTTTTATGGGCTATCAGACACTGAAAGCCATCATTGAATCAGGAAAAAATGTGGTGGATATAGCCTTTTTCCCTGAAGACCCTTTTACGTTGGATGAACTGGCAAAACAAAAGAATGTAGTTGCCATAATGGATTGCGGCGTGGCTCCCGGTATGATGCACATCTTAACTGGTTATGCTTATTACCAGCTTGATGAAACCGAAACCTGCCTTACATACGTTGGGGGC
Protein-coding regions in this window:
- the rimO gene encoding 30S ribosomal protein S12 methylthiotransferase RimO, with the protein product MPDNKTDKKNEKKSRVNFVTLGCPKNMVDSEKISASLPQHKFEIFHNSDKKSDIVVINTCGFIHDAKEESVDTILHYIDLKQKNNFKIFVTGCLAQRYKNDLLREIPLIDGVFGLNETRLLLKEISKKNCELTDHRFLSTPPHYAYLKISEGCDRKCSFCAIPSIRGANISYPMERILEEAEMLAEKNVKELIIIAQDITYYGLDIYKKRSLAKLLEKLSDINQFEWIRLHYAFPAGFPEDVLDVMQSRNNICKYIDIPLQHANDEILLSMRRGIDKKGTIGLLKKIRNKVPGVALRTAFIVGYPAETRAQFTELNDFIREQQFERLGVFAYSPEDGTEAAQFEGSISSKVKKQRMEDLMSLQQEISLAHNKKLVGKTLKVIIDRREGDFFVGRTEYDSPEIDNEVLIPLAKAQMKAGSFYTVKITRADVYDLYAE
- the ftsY gene encoding signal recognition particle-docking protein FtsY codes for the protein MGFFTRFSKENKKNLNKGLSKTKESFFGKLSKAVIGKSKVDDDVLDELEEILISSDVGVNTTLKIIKRIESRVARDKYLGTQELNNILKEEIIGLLAENNANVAEDFELPSGNRPYVIMVVGVNGVGKTTTIGKLAYQFKNKGYSVMLGAADTFRAAAVDQLTVWSKRAGVPLVSHGMGKDPASVAFDTVSSAKAKLADVVIVDTAGRLHNKVNLMNELSKIRMVMQKVIPEAPHEVLLVLDASTGQNAFEQARQFTATTQVNALAITKLDGTAKGGVVLGISEEFKIPVKYIGVGEKMEDLQVFNSGEFVDSFFQHA
- a CDS encoding DUF4295 domain-containing protein, translating into MAKKVIASLKTSTGKDFAKVIRMVKSDKTGAYTFKEEIVPNDSVKDYLAKK
- the rpmG gene encoding 50S ribosomal protein L33: MAKKTKDARIQVILECTEHKNSGMPGTSRYITTKNKKNTPERIELKKYNPILKKVTVHKEIK
- a CDS encoding type II toxin-antitoxin system HigB family toxin: MVHIILYKHIYEFGCKHPQYAEVLKAWVSLVEDCNWEKPQDIKNDFSSTDIITKKDNKPNTKMPNRAVFDIKGNHIRIIVKYQFFKKQKKCKLYLKWIGTHAEYTKLCEKSLQYDIDSFG
- a CDS encoding AAA family ATPase, which translates into the protein MKTITFYSYKGGVGRTLALANIAKRLSEFGKKVCLIDFDLEAPGLHHKFKENIGIKGINQGLVDYINYFNCHNSTPKSLTNYITPIVFKNKKYKDIDFIPAGNVYSDEYWKTLFSIDWINMFYKKGSHGVALFVDLKERIKKELKPDYLLIDSRTGISEISGITMSLMADEIVLFAAKNGENLQGIKQIIKTLAQPENTLSGKLPKLNFVLCRIPYFERPDEKNIEQRAINEVNRDLKSFILDSKLSFNFEKLFIIHSDPTLEIEEKLLMAYQYEKEEENKQYAQRKFRIKSPIASDYLELFEELTKGKLSDKEKYIFNNIKKAEFLIERVQNTPDNNKKNELLVEAISLNPESNEAFYLLAKNYYINDNYCDALKNIEIAIELNPDSNEYLGLKGNILKEKSKIKEAKQIFNDILFQDKKNFNALASLGGIYIDEKKYKKALEYYLKVVEYYPDYSGGYNNVGNTYRLQKKYDKAFEYIYKALEINPRDSYSTGTLGEIYAQQGNVNEFYKNFELSISFGMSKAEIERIFKIEDVYKPYFKEQKFINILKKYNIDIDISKFI